A genomic stretch from Phoenix dactylifera cultivar Barhee BC4 unplaced genomic scaffold, palm_55x_up_171113_PBpolish2nd_filt_p 000140F, whole genome shotgun sequence includes:
- the LOC120104898 gene encoding uncharacterized protein LOC120104898 — translation MRYRVGNGSSISLWFDHWHLLGPLIEVFGERFIYDYGLGQNAKVEAIIDGQEWHWPISRSPAWLELISSTPTSFRPDSRRPDVLQWIDALKGSFSARGVWESLRPHHSRVDW, via the coding sequence ATGAGATATCGAGTGGGCAATGGGAGTAGTATTTCACTTTGGTTTGACCATTGGCATCTCCTTGGTCCTCTTATTGAGGTGTTTGGAGAAAGGTTTATCTATGATTATGGCCTTGGGCAGAATGCCAAGGTGGAGGCTATTATTGATGGCCAGGAGTGGCACTGGCCTATCTCTCGCTCCCCTGCATGGCTTGAGCTCATTAGTAGTACTCCTACTTCATTCCGGCCAGATAGCAGAAGGCCGGATGTCTTGCAGTGGATTGATGCTCTGAAGGGTTCCTTCTCTGCTCGTGGTGTTTGGGAGTCGTTGCGCCCGCATCATAGTAGAGTGGACTGGTAG